Proteins found in one Methanofastidiosum sp. genomic segment:
- a CDS encoding transcriptional regulator — protein sequence MEKQELLDNIVETLKKGSFEVALSRVQCSFDIVARRNLIVLIIKVLVNLDTFSEEHAWDLKILSKALKATPLVVGQKTKLGTVENSTVYSRHGVNCISLETLEDLFIEGNPPLIYADRGGFFVEIDGNLIREEREKRGMSIGHLAELVGVSKSSIYEFENAQKRINIDSVIKIEKELDIGITKPIYIIKVGNKKEIKDIPENPVEAARSDLEKTILGDLSDKGFEVFPTKRTPFNALLKEREILITGISNTKTYIFEKKAEIVANISDITNKDAMFVVNAKKIKENIKGVPILTQKEIKSSKDVEDILELVHERKIDGKRQN from the coding sequence ATGGAGAAACAGGAGCTATTGGATAATATAGTTGAAACATTGAAAAAAGGTAGCTTTGAGGTAGCTTTATCTCGGGTTCAATGCTCCTTTGACATTGTAGCAAGAAGAAATCTCATAGTTCTTATAATAAAAGTCCTAGTGAATCTTGATACATTCTCTGAAGAGCACGCTTGGGATCTTAAAATACTCTCCAAAGCGCTTAAAGCGACACCTCTTGTAGTTGGTCAAAAAACAAAACTAGGAACTGTTGAAAATAGTACGGTATATTCAAGGCATGGTGTAAATTGTATTTCACTTGAAACTCTTGAAGATCTCTTCATAGAAGGTAATCCCCCTTTGATATATGCAGATAGAGGCGGATTCTTTGTAGAAATAGATGGAAATTTGATAAGAGAAGAAAGGGAGAAAAGGGGGATGTCCATCGGCCATCTTGCAGAACTTGTAGGTGTGTCAAAAAGCTCCATATATGAATTTGAGAATGCACAGAAAAGAATTAATATTGATTCTGTTATAAAAATAGAAAAAGAGTTGGACATTGGTATAACAAAACCGATATATATAATTAAAGTCGGGAATAAAAAGGAAATAAAAGATATCCCAGAAAATCCCGTTGAAGCGGCAAGGTCAGATTTAGAAAAAACTATTTTAGGAGATCTGAGCGACAAAGGCTTTGAGGTCTTCCCTACAAAAAGAACGCCCTTTAATGCTCTTTTGAAAGAGAGGGAGATTTTAATCACGGGTATATCAAATACCAAAACATACATATTTGAGAAGAAGGCTGAAATTGTAGCAAACATCTCAGATATTACAAATAAAGATGCAATGTTTGTAGTAAATGCTAAGAAAATAAAAGAAAACATTAAGGGAGTCCCCATACTTACCCAAAAAGAGATTAAATCCTCAAAGGATGTTGAGGATATTCTTGAACTTGTTCATGAAAGAAAAATTGACGGTAAACGTCAAAACTAA
- a CDS encoding segregation/condensation protein A: MIPEIGPIDVLMDLVLSREIDPWDIDIIDLTNKFLERIRKLKNLDLRISGKTILTASMLLRMKSEELMREDEKEEVDDEFFDFWEDIENAEFEIDDIKPPLRRRNVGRMTLPELFEALIDALEDGEKPKKKIIAKIGPQLYQIDEIKADIRKQVEKLYQHLLELKDLSDIILFRDLLEEKTNLEVARIFLYILFLYSDKKIDVTQEIMFGEIFIKVL, from the coding sequence TTGATACCTGAAATAGGGCCAATTGATGTTCTTATGGACCTTGTCCTTTCAAGGGAAATAGACCCTTGGGACATTGACATAATAGATCTTACAAATAAATTCCTTGAAAGAATAAGGAAGCTAAAAAATCTTGATCTAAGAATTTCAGGCAAAACAATCCTAACTGCTTCTATGCTTTTGAGGATGAAAAGCGAAGAGCTGATGAGAGAAGATGAAAAAGAAGAAGTGGATGATGAATTCTTTGATTTCTGGGAAGATATTGAAAATGCAGAATTTGAAATTGACGATATTAAACCACCCCTAAGAAGGAGAAATGTTGGGAGGATGACTCTTCCTGAGCTATTTGAAGCCCTAATAGATGCTTTAGAAGATGGCGAAAAACCTAAAAAGAAGATTATAGCTAAGATTGGGCCTCAACTTTACCAGATTGATGAAATCAAGGCCGATATAAGAAAACAGGTGGAAAAACTTTACCAGCACCTATTGGAACTAAAAGATTTAAGCGACATTATATTATTTAGGGACTTACTTGAAGAGAAGACTAATCTAGAAGTTGCAAGAATATTCCTCTATATTTTATTTCTTTATAGTGATAAAAAGATTGATGTAACTCAAGAAATCATGTTTGGAGAAATTTTCATCAAAGTTCTGTAA
- the iorB gene encoding indolepyruvate ferredoxin oxidoreductase subunit beta, producing MEFNILICGVGGQGTILASYVLGNAALKEGHKVRLGEIHGMAQRGGSVVSHVRMGDEVYGSVIPQGKADIIIAFEPLEALRNISYLKKDGKVILNTERINPITVSLGESDYPPIDEILFNLSEKGKVYHFNATEIAKSVGNQVTMNMVMMGALSLLETPIKNETLLETIVSVLSKKAEINLKVFEAGRKKMESLI from the coding sequence ATGGAGTTTAATATTCTCATCTGTGGAGTAGGAGGACAAGGAACAATTCTTGCATCATATGTTCTTGGAAATGCAGCACTAAAAGAGGGGCACAAGGTAAGACTAGGAGAAATCCATGGAATGGCTCAAAGAGGAGGTTCTGTTGTTTCTCATGTAAGGATGGGCGATGAGGTCTATGGATCTGTTATCCCACAAGGTAAAGCAGACATAATAATCGCGTTTGAACCCCTTGAAGCCTTAAGGAACATATCCTATCTCAAAAAAGATGGAAAGGTAATATTAAACACTGAAAGGATAAATCCAATCACTGTATCACTTGGGGAATCTGATTACCCGCCTATAGATGAGATATTGTTCAATCTTTCAGAAAAAGGAAAAGTTTATCATTTTAATGCAACTGAAATTGCAAAAAGTGTTGGTAATCAGGTAACAATGAATATGGTTATGATGGGGGCTTTGTCACTTCTAGAGACTCCAATAAAAAATGAAACTCTTTTAGAAACAATAGTGTCAGTTCTTTCAAAAAAGGCTGAGATTAATCTCAAAGTCTTTGAAGCTGGAAGGAAAAAGATGGAGAGTTTAATTTAG
- a CDS encoding phosphatidylserine decarboxylase, giving the protein MFLTFVVSHFKKNAVIIISLIIVGLILFGIIFYRDPQRNIPIENGIILSPADGKIISIDTIKSDGIPFTEKNGKIIYLPELKGIIEGNYAMISIFMGPFDIHVNRAPISGQVTDTIYVKGGHLPAFGEVITENERNIVIIDGEIRTITVQIAGTLGRRIDCYVKKGDILEMGERIGRIKLGSQAVIIYPLNYSTKVKVGDRVKAGETIIANLN; this is encoded by the coding sequence ATGTTTTTAACATTTGTGGTGTCCCATTTTAAGAAAAATGCAGTTATAATCATAAGTTTAATTATAGTAGGGCTTATTCTTTTTGGTATTATTTTTTACAGAGATCCTCAAAGAAATATACCTATAGAAAACGGAATTATTTTATCTCCTGCCGATGGAAAAATTATATCTATAGATACGATCAAAAGTGATGGTATTCCTTTTACTGAAAAAAATGGTAAAATAATTTATCTTCCTGAGTTAAAAGGAATCATAGAAGGAAATTATGCTATGATTTCTATTTTTATGGGGCCTTTTGATATTCATGTGAATAGGGCCCCCATTTCTGGTCAAGTGACAGATACTATTTATGTTAAAGGAGGGCATCTGCCTGCTTTTGGTGAAGTCATTACAGAAAATGAGAGAAACATAGTCATTATCGATGGAGAAATAAGAACTATTACAGTTCAGATTGCAGGTACTCTAGGGAGGAGAATTGACTGTTACGTTAAAAAGGGAGATATTTTAGAAATGGGAGAGAGAATAGGCAGGATAAAACTCGGTTCTCAAGCGGTTATTATCTACCCATTAAATTATTCAACCAAGGTAAAAGTTGGAGATAGAGTAAAAGCAGGAGAAACTATAATAGCAAATCTAAATTAA
- the smc gene encoding chromosome segregation protein SMC: protein MFVRPRGGPIVFIEKVTMKGFKSYGNKTLTLPISKGFTCIVGPNGSGKSNITDAICFVVGRISAKSMRGERLSDLIFNGTEDEKKAEEAIVSITFNNEDGGFPIEEKKVVISRAVNSKGEGEYRVNGKRATRSYVLDIFSYVGVRPDGHNIVMQGDIAHFINMNPVDRRGIIEEISGIAEFDDKKDKGLRELEKAQENITRVELVISEVKNRLDRLLRDKKDAERYQEIDKEIKNKWALYYHSKLKDLEDTKTKLESNIEKGQKDIEELRALVSKIIQDIANKEKELLELDDEYNRKMEMDSINITREIEKIKGNISTINQSIEYEKKELFSVKKEIDEVNKEISNNEQKIKELLENKSKLEKQSAEVESTIKNKEAEYRKLLDSLSGKDGMFLKIKESLLEVDRKLEKNRKDYLSLNKELDSYNASVSILEQDTKRINSDIKKIDDKLTDIEKKVKEKESSFLNYESSIKNNANENNTLTQKYQSLKTELNKLEIDSKQALSQYENLKARINVKKEVQSDITGGQKAIAEILKAKKDKLIPGIYGTISELGTTKEEYSLALEVAAGSRLTNIVVEDDNVARECVKFLKNLKAGRATFLPLNKLVTPKITNAPKTKGVVGLAIELVSFDEKFRKAFEYVFGRTYIIDNIDVSKTIDNTRLVTLDGDLVESSGAITGGYYTRKKFSVSFNIEEDNLSLKDLEKKLSEYDSRKQSLKKEIEKLEEDLKGLSIKKAESSSEITTINREKEELVKEKSSLQKEKQSLGKTIEELINKLEKQKSLSSETKQKIEPISIEIANLEKEKAKVEKGIEDSTTGEIGEALEIDLTDLRSKYSEMTSQISSINSTLEYLKQSNIKSSEKIDLRKPQEDSILKKLSELDDNLKEINGILKEKEKEDASIKKELSTFNQKKKSLATDTSDLRIKKDIKTEKISKLDSDLNLWISEKKSIIEDIAEFSRHASDYEVPQEFSKNPDKVKLEIESLEKEREKLMPINMRAIIEYEEEEGRYNTLKLRRDTLLEEKNAILNFIGEVEKEKSEVFLKTFNEIASNFSEIFSDISPEGTAQLLLENQDNPFDGGIIIDAKPLGKNVKAAVSLSGGEKAITALSLIFAIQRHKPSPFYILDEVDANLDDANVERTADMINRQAEKTQFIVITLREGMMSRAERLFGVSMHKKGLSSMVALEVEKIVKQEEALA from the coding sequence TTGTTTGTTAGACCTAGAGGTGGTCCCATAGTCTTCATAGAAAAAGTTACAATGAAAGGATTCAAATCCTATGGTAATAAAACACTTACTCTTCCTATCTCCAAAGGGTTTACCTGTATAGTTGGCCCGAACGGAAGTGGGAAGTCAAATATTACTGATGCAATTTGTTTTGTTGTTGGAAGAATATCTGCAAAATCGATGAGGGGAGAGAGGCTCTCTGACCTTATATTCAATGGCACAGAAGATGAGAAAAAAGCGGAAGAGGCAATAGTTTCTATCACTTTTAATAATGAGGACGGCGGATTTCCAATAGAAGAAAAAAAAGTTGTCATATCTAGAGCCGTTAATTCTAAAGGAGAAGGAGAATATAGAGTAAACGGAAAAAGAGCAACAAGGTCTTATGTTCTAGATATATTTTCTTATGTGGGTGTAAGGCCGGATGGCCATAATATCGTCATGCAAGGAGATATTGCTCATTTTATTAATATGAATCCTGTGGATAGAAGAGGCATAATAGAAGAAATATCTGGCATCGCAGAGTTCGATGACAAAAAAGACAAGGGATTAAGGGAGCTTGAAAAAGCACAAGAAAATATCACAAGGGTTGAACTTGTTATTTCTGAAGTAAAAAATCGTCTTGATAGGTTACTAAGGGATAAAAAAGACGCTGAGAGGTATCAAGAGATTGATAAAGAAATAAAAAATAAATGGGCCCTTTATTACCACAGTAAATTAAAAGATTTAGAGGATACAAAGACTAAACTTGAATCCAATATAGAAAAAGGTCAAAAAGATATTGAAGAATTAAGAGCCTTAGTTTCTAAAATTATCCAAGATATCGCCAATAAAGAGAAAGAACTACTAGAACTAGATGATGAGTATAATCGCAAAATGGAAATGGATAGTATCAATATAACGAGAGAAATTGAAAAAATTAAAGGTAATATCTCAACTATAAATCAATCTATAGAATACGAAAAAAAGGAACTTTTCTCAGTTAAAAAAGAGATAGATGAAGTAAATAAGGAGATATCCAATAACGAACAAAAAATCAAAGAGCTTCTAGAAAATAAATCAAAACTTGAAAAACAAAGCGCAGAAGTTGAATCAACTATCAAAAATAAAGAAGCCGAATATAGAAAACTCCTTGACTCGCTATCTGGAAAAGATGGGATGTTCTTAAAGATAAAAGAAAGCTTACTTGAAGTCGACAGAAAATTAGAAAAAAATAGAAAAGATTATCTTTCTTTGAACAAAGAGCTAGATTCGTACAATGCGTCTGTTTCAATCCTAGAACAAGACACCAAAAGAATCAACTCAGATATCAAAAAAATAGATGATAAGCTGACTGATATTGAGAAAAAAGTAAAAGAAAAAGAATCAAGTTTCTTAAATTATGAATCTAGCATAAAAAACAATGCCAATGAAAATAATACACTTACACAAAAATATCAATCTCTAAAAACTGAGTTAAATAAGTTAGAAATAGATTCAAAACAGGCCCTATCTCAGTATGAGAACTTAAAGGCAAGAATAAATGTAAAAAAAGAAGTCCAAAGCGATATTACAGGTGGACAAAAGGCAATAGCTGAAATTTTGAAAGCCAAAAAAGATAAATTAATACCTGGAATCTATGGGACCATATCAGAACTTGGAACTACAAAAGAGGAATATAGCCTTGCCTTGGAAGTTGCAGCAGGATCAAGACTTACAAATATAGTTGTAGAGGACGACAATGTTGCGAGAGAATGCGTTAAATTTCTTAAGAATCTAAAAGCTGGGCGTGCAACATTTTTACCTTTAAACAAACTAGTTACGCCTAAAATAACAAATGCACCAAAGACAAAAGGCGTTGTTGGGCTTGCCATAGAACTTGTTTCCTTTGATGAAAAATTTAGAAAAGCGTTTGAATATGTATTTGGAAGAACTTACATAATTGATAATATTGATGTTTCTAAAACTATTGATAATACTAGACTTGTCACACTTGATGGTGACTTAGTAGAATCTTCAGGGGCAATAACTGGAGGTTATTATACCCGGAAGAAATTTTCCGTTTCATTTAACATTGAAGAAGACAATTTGTCCCTGAAAGATCTTGAAAAGAAGCTATCAGAATATGATTCAAGAAAACAATCACTTAAAAAAGAAATTGAAAAATTGGAAGAAGATTTGAAGGGCCTTAGTATAAAGAAAGCAGAATCGTCTTCTGAGATTACCACAATTAATAGAGAAAAGGAAGAATTAGTAAAAGAAAAGAGCTCTTTACAAAAAGAAAAACAATCTTTAGGAAAAACAATTGAAGAATTAATTAATAAACTTGAAAAACAAAAAAGCCTATCTTCCGAGACAAAACAAAAAATTGAACCAATATCTATCGAAATAGCAAATCTTGAGAAAGAAAAAGCGAAAGTTGAGAAAGGCATAGAAGATTCCACGACAGGTGAAATAGGAGAAGCTCTTGAAATTGACCTTACAGATCTTAGAAGTAAATATTCAGAGATGACTTCACAAATATCCTCAATTAATTCAACTCTTGAATACCTTAAACAATCAAATATTAAATCTTCTGAAAAAATCGACTTAAGAAAACCACAAGAAGATTCAATTTTGAAGAAATTATCCGAATTAGATGATAACTTAAAGGAGATTAATGGAATACTCAAAGAAAAGGAAAAAGAAGACGCTTCAATCAAAAAAGAATTATCAACATTTAATCAAAAAAAGAAGAGTCTTGCAACAGATACATCTGATCTAAGAATTAAGAAAGATATCAAAACAGAAAAAATCTCTAAATTAGACTCTGACCTTAATTTATGGATTTCAGAAAAAAAGTCCATAATTGAGGATATAGCAGAATTCTCTAGACATGCTTCAGATTATGAAGTTCCCCAGGAATTTTCAAAAAATCCCGATAAAGTAAAACTTGAGATTGAATCTTTGGAAAAAGAAAGAGAAAAACTAATGCCAATTAATATGAGGGCAATCATAGAATATGAAGAAGAGGAAGGAAGATACAATACTCTAAAACTTAGGAGGGATACACTCCTTGAGGAGAAGAATGCAATTCTTAACTTCATAGGTGAAGTAGAAAAAGAAAAGTCTGAAGTTTTCCTGAAAACTTTTAATGAGATTGCTTCAAACTTCTCAGAGATATTTTCAGATATATCCCCAGAAGGTACAGCACAACTTCTTCTTGAAAATCAGGATAATCCTTTTGACGGTGGAATAATTATTGATGCTAAACCTTTAGGAAAAAATGTTAAAGCTGCAGTATCTTTAAGTGGGGGAGAAAAGGCTATCACGGCATTATCGTTGATATTTGCAATTCAACGTCACAAACCATCTCCTTTCTATATATTAGATGAGGTAGATGCAAATCTTGACGATGCAAATGTTGAAAGAACCGCCGATATGATAAATAGACAGGCCGAAAAGACACAGTTTATTGTAATTACTTTAAGAGAAGGAATGATGTCAAGGGCGGAAAGATTATTTGGGGTATCAATGCACAAGAAAGGACTTTCTTCAATGGTAGCACTTGAAGTTGAGAAGATAGTCAAACAGGAGGAGGCATTGGCCTGA